One Saccharopolyspora erythraea NRRL 2338 genomic region harbors:
- a CDS encoding methyltransferase: protein MPHDSAAELARLVDLATPFAIRTAVALRLPELVEAGTTGLAELAAASECDEDSLARLLRHLVSVGLFDETSPGTYGLTALSRELLGEDQRWQRGWLDIDGPGAKMDLAYTGMLHSVRTGESAYGRVHGVGFWEDYQRDERLRLFFGAIMAAHAWQTGPAVAAEYDWSGARRVLDVGGGTGALLSEVLLKHSHLTGAVLDLPPVRPEAEQALADAGLSGRAEFVGGSFFDPLPTGYDVVMVSRVLTDWNDEDAAKILRRCGEAAGPQGRVLVVEVLAGDEHAKNNSSFDLQSLTLLGGRERTVTGFHALAAAAGLQVRTTHRLPGGLVVVECAG, encoded by the coding sequence ATGCCGCACGACTCCGCCGCCGAGCTCGCCCGCCTCGTCGACCTGGCGACCCCGTTCGCGATCCGCACCGCGGTCGCGCTGCGGCTGCCCGAACTGGTCGAGGCGGGCACCACCGGCCTGGCGGAGCTGGCCGCGGCGAGCGAATGCGACGAGGACTCGCTGGCGCGGCTGCTGCGGCACCTGGTGTCCGTCGGCCTGTTCGACGAAACCTCGCCGGGGACCTACGGGCTCACCGCGCTCTCGCGCGAACTGCTCGGCGAGGACCAGCGCTGGCAGCGCGGCTGGCTCGACATCGACGGCCCGGGCGCGAAGATGGACCTCGCCTACACCGGGATGCTGCATTCGGTGCGCACCGGCGAATCCGCCTACGGCCGGGTGCACGGCGTCGGCTTCTGGGAGGACTACCAGCGCGACGAACGGCTGCGGCTGTTCTTCGGCGCGATCATGGCCGCGCACGCCTGGCAGACCGGCCCGGCCGTGGCCGCGGAGTACGACTGGTCCGGGGCCCGGCGGGTGCTCGACGTCGGCGGCGGGACCGGTGCGCTGCTCTCGGAGGTGCTGCTCAAGCACTCGCACCTGACCGGCGCCGTGCTGGACCTGCCGCCGGTGCGCCCCGAGGCCGAGCAGGCGCTGGCCGACGCGGGGCTCTCCGGACGCGCGGAGTTCGTCGGCGGCAGCTTCTTCGACCCGCTGCCCACCGGCTACGACGTGGTGATGGTCTCGCGGGTGCTGACCGACTGGAACGACGAGGACGCCGCGAAGATCCTGCGCCGCTGCGGCGAGGCCGCCGGGCCGCAGGGGCGCGTGCTGGTCGTCGAGGTGCTCGCGGGCGACGAGCACGCGAAGAACAACTCCTCGTTCGACCTGCAGTCGCTCACGCTGCTGGGCGGCCGCGAGCGCACCGTCACCGGCTTCCACGCGCTCGCCGCCGCCGCGGGTCTGCAGGTGCGCACCACGCACCGCCTGCCGGGCGGGCTGGTCGTGGTGGAGTGCGCGGGCTGA
- a CDS encoding prenyltransferase/squalene oxidase repeat-containing protein, whose amino-acid sequence MTFLRADRITEAIAEGAEALFAAQREDGVFDYGGASLTSTLGTVGAVCALHFADPGGAADLIEAGVGWLKRTQGADGGWAMVPGEASEAGPTAVASAVLHLVDPRGSAAAVEAGQEWMRGFGGLEAIPHPEVVAWCRQFYGFAGWLDPREMRRFPLELALLPGLYRKLFDLRAPMVSALGLAQTRHKPLTRVQRSLSKLAEPNALAVIRQVYEHEGSTGGWCEDAWVTGLVCAGLARAGLGEDMVDGAVGWFRRTAAPDGSWSSGPLDLTWSMYATAGLIEAGYAQDPRLVPVKELFLRLQQDRPFTAFGCPPGFWGWSGSRGWPATLETGEILSALSHLPGADQADAMRRGVTWLTLQQDTRGSWGLCVRNTRVANSGPCPHMTAQAVDGLLDSGVPADDRRVRRALRWLGRAQRPDGSFESVWYRMHTAGTSAVLRTLAKAGAADGEPARRARAWLERTRLADGSWGTGDGTPGTVEETGWAVSALLAAGAEPEAVRSGVDWLLEHRLPTGGWPAANVNEYVRHVSRYPNPALAHGLALRALARYRKAVAR is encoded by the coding sequence ATGACCTTCCTACGCGCGGACCGGATCACCGAGGCGATCGCCGAGGGCGCCGAGGCGCTGTTCGCCGCGCAGCGCGAGGACGGGGTGTTCGACTACGGCGGCGCGAGCCTGACCTCGACGCTCGGCACGGTCGGCGCGGTGTGCGCGCTGCACTTCGCCGATCCCGGAGGGGCGGCGGACCTGATCGAGGCCGGCGTGGGCTGGCTCAAGCGCACGCAGGGAGCCGACGGGGGCTGGGCGATGGTGCCCGGCGAGGCGTCCGAGGCCGGGCCGACGGCGGTGGCGTCGGCCGTGCTGCACCTGGTGGACCCGCGCGGCAGCGCCGCCGCGGTCGAGGCCGGCCAGGAGTGGATGCGCGGGTTCGGTGGCCTGGAAGCGATCCCGCACCCGGAGGTCGTCGCGTGGTGCCGCCAGTTCTACGGCTTCGCCGGCTGGCTCGACCCGCGCGAGATGCGGCGGTTCCCGCTCGAGCTCGCGCTGCTGCCCGGGCTGTACCGGAAGCTGTTCGACCTGCGCGCGCCGATGGTCTCCGCGCTCGGGCTGGCCCAGACGCGGCACAAGCCGCTGACGCGGGTCCAGCGCTCGTTGTCGAAGCTCGCGGAGCCGAACGCGCTCGCGGTCATCCGGCAGGTCTACGAGCACGAGGGCAGCACCGGTGGCTGGTGCGAGGACGCCTGGGTGACCGGACTGGTGTGCGCCGGGCTCGCGCGTGCCGGCCTGGGCGAGGACATGGTCGACGGCGCCGTCGGCTGGTTCCGGCGGACGGCCGCGCCCGACGGCTCGTGGTCGAGCGGGCCGCTGGACCTGACGTGGTCGATGTACGCCACCGCCGGGCTGATCGAAGCGGGTTACGCGCAGGACCCCCGGCTGGTCCCGGTCAAGGAGCTTTTCCTGCGCCTGCAACAGGACCGGCCGTTCACCGCGTTCGGCTGCCCGCCCGGGTTCTGGGGCTGGTCGGGCTCCCGGGGCTGGCCCGCGACGCTGGAGACCGGCGAGATCCTGTCCGCGCTGAGCCACCTGCCCGGAGCGGACCAGGCCGACGCCATGCGCCGCGGCGTCACGTGGCTGACGCTGCAGCAGGACACCCGCGGCTCGTGGGGCCTGTGCGTGCGCAACACCAGGGTGGCCAACAGCGGGCCGTGCCCGCACATGACCGCGCAGGCCGTCGACGGACTGCTCGACTCGGGCGTGCCCGCCGACGACCGCCGCGTGCGCCGGGCGCTGCGCTGGCTGGGCCGGGCGCAGCGCCCGGACGGCAGCTTCGAGTCCGTCTGGTACCGCATGCACACCGCGGGCACCTCGGCGGTGCTCCGGACGCTGGCCAAGGCCGGTGCCGCCGACGGCGAGCCGGCACGTCGCGCGCGGGCGTGGCTGGAACGCACGCGGCTGGCCGACGGCTCGTGGGGCACCGGCGACGGCACGCCCGGGACGGTCGAGGAGACCGGCTGGGCGGTGTCGGCGCTGCTGGCCGCCGGCGCGGAGCCGGAAGCCGTTCGGTCCGGTGTGGACTGGTTGCTGGAGCACCGGCTGCCCACCGGCGGCTGGCCGGCCGCCAACGTCAACGAGTACGTGCGGCACGTCTCCCGGTACCCGAATCCCGCGCTGGCGCACGGTCTGGCGCTCCGGGCCCTCGCCCGCTACCGGAAGGCGGTGGCGCGATGA
- a CDS encoding TauD/TfdA dioxygenase family protein, which translates to MNENRFDVRPVSGALGAEVRGVPLDALTDSDFTAVRELLLEHLVLFFPDAAGLEPGAHKAFGRRFGELEVHPFLPKLPGHDELVVLDSEQGARADVWHTDVTFSPSPPIASVLQLVECPPSGGDTMWSNQYLAYEALSAPVRELLDGLTAVHVFKHPNGSFRSEAEHPVVRAHPETGRRSLYVNRMFTHRIPQLTPGESDALLRQLFEVSESPQRVCRYRWVPGAVAVWDNRVTQHYAVNDYTGRRVGRRVTVLGDKPVGEPPRWPHHDAGELSASTSR; encoded by the coding sequence ATGAACGAGAACCGTTTCGACGTGCGCCCGGTGTCCGGGGCGCTGGGCGCGGAAGTGCGCGGCGTGCCGCTCGACGCGCTGACCGACTCCGATTTCACCGCCGTGCGGGAACTGCTGCTGGAACACCTCGTGCTGTTCTTCCCCGACGCCGCCGGGCTCGAACCCGGTGCGCACAAGGCGTTCGGCCGCCGGTTCGGCGAGCTGGAGGTGCACCCGTTCCTGCCGAAGCTGCCCGGCCACGACGAACTGGTGGTGCTGGACTCCGAGCAGGGGGCGCGCGCCGATGTCTGGCACACCGACGTCACGTTCAGCCCCTCACCGCCGATCGCGTCGGTGCTGCAGCTCGTGGAGTGCCCGCCGTCGGGCGGCGACACGATGTGGAGCAACCAGTACCTGGCCTACGAGGCGCTGTCGGCACCGGTGCGCGAGCTGCTCGACGGGCTCACCGCCGTGCACGTCTTCAAGCACCCCAACGGCTCGTTCCGCAGCGAGGCCGAGCATCCGGTGGTGCGAGCGCACCCGGAAACCGGCCGCCGCTCGCTGTACGTCAACCGCATGTTCACCCACCGCATCCCGCAGCTGACCCCCGGCGAGAGCGACGCGTTGCTGCGGCAGCTGTTCGAGGTTTCCGAGAGCCCGCAACGGGTCTGCCGCTACCGCTGGGTCCCCGGCGCGGTCGCCGTCTGGGACAACCGCGTCACCCAGCACTACGCGGTCAACGACTACACCGGCCGCCGCGTCGGCCGCCGCGTCACCGTGCTCGGCGACAAGCCCGTCGGCGAACCGCCCCGCTGGCCCCACCACGACGCGGGTGAGCTGAGCGCGTCCACCAGCCGGTGA
- a CDS encoding FAD-dependent oxidoreductase produces the protein MTYDVVVCGAGVAGLAAACALGRLGRRVLLLDKQERIRPVAKGEVFQPGALAILHGWGVAPRLEAAGALRLEKLVARDADGGARMVLDYARLPARNNWLLAHDYPVILDALARSLPDTVELRRGELVTGLVSDGGRVTGVRIADDAVEAALVVAADGMSSRLRREAGIEVRRDEYPHRLVALELHDAPEVEPDFSAYVTPRGLRLRYPLPDGRIRLYAQAGAHELRGLDADGLDRWVGDLVRETPALAPLEASIRASLAGRQVLPVSRFLAPALAAPGLALVGESGHAVHPMAAQGMNSAIADAHELATVLRQGGSLSPAAVDHALSRYWAARRENLAHIGRTSHNAARMITDLSWVGRFAGRRALRGTGGNDRIRYTVMHTMSGLGVHPLTPLDRLHQLGVLPDPRARRLPAWA, from the coding sequence ATGACCTACGACGTCGTGGTGTGCGGCGCCGGCGTCGCCGGGCTGGCGGCCGCGTGCGCCCTGGGCCGGCTGGGCAGGCGCGTGCTGCTGCTGGACAAGCAGGAGCGGATCCGGCCGGTCGCCAAGGGCGAGGTCTTCCAGCCGGGGGCGCTGGCGATCCTGCACGGGTGGGGCGTCGCGCCGCGGCTGGAGGCGGCCGGGGCGCTGCGGCTGGAGAAACTGGTCGCGCGCGACGCCGACGGCGGCGCGCGGATGGTCCTCGACTACGCGCGGCTGCCCGCGCGGAACAACTGGCTGCTCGCCCACGACTACCCGGTGATCCTCGATGCGCTGGCGAGATCCCTGCCCGACACCGTCGAGCTCCGCCGCGGGGAACTGGTGACGGGCCTGGTCTCCGACGGCGGCCGGGTCACCGGCGTCCGGATCGCCGACGACGCCGTCGAGGCGGCGCTCGTGGTCGCCGCCGACGGCATGTCGTCCCGCCTGCGCCGCGAGGCCGGCATCGAGGTCCGCCGCGACGAGTACCCGCACCGGCTGGTCGCGCTGGAGTTGCACGACGCACCGGAGGTCGAGCCCGACTTCTCCGCCTACGTCACGCCGCGCGGGCTGCGTCTGCGCTACCCGTTGCCGGACGGCCGGATCCGGCTCTACGCGCAGGCCGGTGCTCACGAGCTGCGCGGTCTGGACGCCGACGGCCTGGACCGCTGGGTCGGCGACCTGGTCCGGGAGACGCCCGCACTCGCACCGCTGGAGGCGTCGATCCGCGCGAGCCTCGCCGGGCGGCAGGTGCTGCCGGTGTCCCGCTTCCTCGCGCCGGCGCTCGCCGCACCGGGCCTGGCACTGGTCGGCGAGAGCGGGCACGCCGTGCACCCGATGGCCGCGCAGGGCATGAACAGCGCCATCGCCGACGCCCACGAGCTCGCCACCGTGCTACGGCAGGGCGGGTCGCTCTCCCCCGCCGCCGTCGACCACGCGCTGTCCCGGTATTGGGCCGCACGCCGGGAGAACCTGGCGCACATCGGCCGGACGAGCCACAACGCGGCGAGGATGATCACGGACCTGTCGTGGGTGGGCCGGTTCGCCGGCCGCCGGGCGCTGCGCGGCACCGGCGGCAACGACCGGATCCGCTACACCGTGATGCACACGATGTCCGGGCTCGGCGTGCACCCGCTGACGCCGCTGGACCGGCTGCACCAGCTCGGGGTGCTGCCGGACCCGCGGGCCCGGCGGCTCCCGGCCTGGGCGTGA